Proteins encoded in a region of the bacterium genome:
- a CDS encoding flippase, protein MNRTRRIAANLSYLFIGEGISVVLAFVTTIWLARRLTDEGFGRLAFMQSIILYFAILIDLGLAVFGTREIARQPHEARKISANIFAIRMSIAAVIVLLFSLVVFFLPLSLEMKLLLAFGSLALLTQAMNPEFLFQGLERMGGIALWRILIHGLYLLPVLMFVQSRQQLVLAPVFRFAAECVSVVVLFILIRRLLPGSWRAGLDPSLWPRYVKESVIIAMAVLAIRLYYSFDTLLLGAVDQPEAVGWYSAALKIAQLLLVAGSLIQASFAPFLVQESASPERMDAVVLRFGILLTIIGGLASGVILLCDEFIVTTLYGAGYHRAGAPLTILCLATLVNYMATTFTGALIFGGRQKAFLTIVIAATIVNVALNVVLIPRFSYMGAAWANLGFNIALIGLAIKSYTQIGRSLRVLRHLAFICLVYGGVVFAVSRWSVHPLLRASAFGLGFSALMGLVYRMHLSAFVANVWRRSG, encoded by the coding sequence TTGAATCGAACGCGACGCATAGCGGCCAACCTGAGCTATCTTTTTATCGGCGAGGGGATCTCGGTCGTGCTGGCGTTCGTGACCACGATCTGGCTGGCGCGCCGTCTGACCGACGAAGGCTTCGGCCGCCTGGCGTTCATGCAGTCGATTATCCTGTATTTCGCCATTTTGATCGATCTGGGGCTGGCGGTGTTCGGCACCCGGGAGATCGCCCGGCAACCGCATGAGGCGCGCAAAATCAGCGCCAATATTTTCGCCATCCGGATGAGCATTGCAGCGGTGATCGTTTTGCTTTTTTCCCTTGTGGTTTTTTTTCTGCCGTTGAGCCTGGAGATGAAGCTGCTCCTCGCCTTCGGCTCCCTGGCGCTGCTCACCCAGGCGATGAACCCCGAGTTTCTTTTTCAGGGCCTGGAGCGCATGGGCGGCATTGCGCTGTGGCGCATCCTGATTCACGGCCTGTATCTGTTGCCGGTGCTGATGTTCGTGCAATCGCGCCAACAGCTGGTTTTAGCGCCGGTGTTTCGATTCGCCGCCGAATGTGTGTCGGTGGTCGTCCTTTTTATTTTGATTCGGCGTTTGTTGCCCGGATCGTGGCGTGCCGGGTTGGATCCCTCGCTGTGGCCCCGTTATGTCAAAGAGTCGGTGATCATTGCCATGGCGGTGCTGGCTATCCGTTTATACTATTCGTTCGACACACTGTTGTTGGGCGCCGTGGATCAACCCGAGGCGGTCGGATGGTACAGCGCGGCGTTGAAAATAGCGCAGCTGCTGCTGGTGGCCGGGAGTCTGATCCAGGCCTCCTTTGCCCCTTTTCTCGTGCAAGAGTCGGCCAGCCCGGAGCGGATGGATGCGGTGGTCCTGCGTTTCGGCATTCTGTTGACGATTATCGGCGGATTGGCAAGCGGCGTGATTCTGTTGTGTGATGAGTTTATCGTGACGACGCTCTATGGCGCCGGCTACCATCGTGCCGGAGCACCGTTGACGATTTTATGTTTGGCCACGTTGGTGAATTACATGGCCACCACGTTCACCGGAGCGTTGATCTTTGGCGGAAGGCAGAAGGCTTTTCTCACCATCGTCATTGCCGCTACTATAGTGAATGTGGCGTTGAATGTGGTGCTCATCCCCAGGTTCAGCTACATGGGCGCTGCCTGGGCCAACCTGGGATTCAATATTGCATTGATCGGGCTGGCGATCAAATCCTATACGCAGATCGGCCGCTCTTTGCGAGTTCTGCGGCATCTGGCGTTTATCTGCCTGGTGTATGGGGGGGTGGTGTTTGCAGTGTCCCGCTGGTCGGTACATCCACTGTTGAGAGCGTCAGCCTTTGGCCTGGGTTTCAGCGCTCTGATGGGGTTGG